The Fragaria vesca subsp. vesca linkage group LG2, FraVesHawaii_1.0, whole genome shotgun sequence genome includes a window with the following:
- the LOC101308153 gene encoding pentatricopeptide repeat-containing protein At3g14330-like, producing the protein MDMLPVKPIIQFLMSNFFPLYRTQSSDFITRYIHRISQTRNHTALKMLHAHLLTSALLFTSPHFHAELIISYAKCLPQHNLHTLTNFFKCMKPNSELPFNVLISDLCRNGFNFLALKTLSFMHCSGVSIDTYALCSSLTAASSIQDVSFGREIHAHVAKSGWCSSVFVGSALIDLYAKSLLIGDADRMFDEMPLRNTVCANALLSGYSDAKLWAEGVELIRKMPALSLEYDHFTLSAALRACAGLGAVELGRQVHGYLIRSVYDAGSDVFLLSSLIEMYGKCGMVAKAWRVFNFVGKGEGKRDVVMWTSLLGVYGRNGYYKQVIELFKDMLMEGISPDGVAFVTVISACAHTGQLQLGVEYFESMQLEFSLKPGPEHYSCLVDLLCRAGELGKAWKLVDEMLNKGDTSCTVPMWGALLNACKDHGDLELGRLAAQRALELNPHNDGIYVLLSNLYARFGMWDEINHLRELMKEKGLRKDVAYSWIEVTD; encoded by the exons ATGGACAT GTTACCTGTGAAGCCTATCATCCAGTTTTTGATGTCCAACTTTTTCCCTCTGTACAGAACCCAAAGCTCTGATTTCATTACTCGTTATATACACCGTATTTCTCAAACCAGGAATCACACCGCCCTTAAGATGCTCCATGCTCACCTACTAACATCTGCCTTGCTTTTCACATCCCCTCATTTCCACGCTGAACTCATAATCTCATACGCCAAATGCCTTCCTCAACACAACCTTCACACACTGACCAACTTTTTCAAATGCATGAAACCCAACAGCGAATTACCATTCAATGTGTTAATATCTGACTTGTGCCGAAATGGGTTCAATTTTCTTGCTCTGAAAACCTTGTCATTCATGCACTGTAGCGGTGTTTCTATAGATACGTATGCTCTGTGTAGCTCTTTAACTGCTGCATCTTCTATTCAAGATGTTAGCTTCGGTAGAGAGATTCATGCCCATGTGGCAAAGTCAGGGTGGTGCTCCAGTGTTTTTGTTGGGAGTGCTCTGATTGACTTGTATGCTAAATCATTGCTTATAGGAGATGCAGACCGAATGTTTGATGAAATGCCGCTGAGAAACACTGTTTGTGCAAACGCACTTTTATCGGGTTATAGTGATGCCAAGTTGTGGGCTGAGGGAGTAGAGTTGATACGGAAGATGCCGGCACTGAGTTTGGAGTATGATCACTTCACATTGTCCGCGGCGTTACGCGCGTGTGCTGGGCTAGGTGCAGTTGAATTGGGTAGGCAGGTACATGGTTATTTGATCCGTTCGGTTTATGATGCGGGAAGTGATGTGTTTCTGCTGAGTTCGTTGATTGAAATGTATGGTAAATGTGGGATGGTAGCAAAGGCTTGGCGAGTTTTCAATTTTGTTGGAAAAGGAGAGGGAAAGAGAGATGTGGTTATGTGGACTTCACTGCTTGGTGTTTATGGCAGGAATGGATACTATAAACAGGTAATAGAACTGTTTAAAGATATGTTGATGGAAGGAATTAGCCCAGACGGGGTGGCATTTGTGACGGTCATCTCAGCTTGTGCTCACACGGGTCAATTGCAGCTTGGCGTTGAGTATTTTGAATCCATGCAACTTGAGTTCAGCTTGAAACCAGGTCCAGAACACTACAGCTGTCTAGTTGATTTGCTGTGTAGAGCTGGTGAATTGGGCAAGGCATGGAAGCTTGTTGATGAGATGCTTAATAAAGGTGACACCAGCTGCACTGTCCCAATGTGGGGAGCTTTGCTTAATGCTTGCAAAGATCATGGTGATCTTGAATTGGGTAGACTGGCTGCTCAAAGGGCACTTGAGTTGAATCCTCATAATGATGGTATTTATGTGCTGCTGTCTAATCTATATGCCAGGTTTGGAATGTGGGATGAGATTAACCATTTGAGGGAGTTGATGAAAGAAAAGGGTTTACGGAAAGATGTCGCATATAGCTGGATTGAAGTCACAGATTGA
- the LOC101306774 gene encoding protein AF-9 homolog, which yields MSNNSSPVMNSPDQPDTSAPTPKPQPAKMVKLEDTEKKIFHKKLKDVEISVPIVYGNIAFWLGKKANEYQSHKWTVYVRGATNEDLGVVIKRVVFQLHSSFNNPTRVVESPPFELSECGWGEFEIAITLFFHSDVCEKPLNLFHHLKLYPEDESGPISTKKPVVVESYDEIVFPEPSESFLARVQNHPAIVSPRLPSGLTLPPPVPVEDPSKRKRGDTKDHPLTQWFMNFSEADELLQLAAARQQVQAHIAKFRREISLMDVQQQQVNSFSDH from the exons ATGAGCAATAATTCATCTCCCGTAATGAACAGTCCAGATCAGCCTGACACAAGCGCCCCCACGCCCAAACCACAGCCCGCCAAGATGGTTAAACTCGAAGACACTGAAAAGAAG ATTTTTCATAAGAAACTCAAAGATGTTGAGATTAGTGTTCCGATAGTGTATGGCAATATTGCATTCTGGCTCGGTAAGAAGGCAAACGA GTACCAATCACATAAGTGGACCGTGTATGTTCGTGGGGCAACCAATGAGGATCTGGGAGTGGTGATAAAGCGTGTTGTTTTCCAGTTGCATTCTAGTTTCAATAATCCCACAAGGGTGGTTGAGTCACCGCCATTTGAATTGTCTGAATGTGGCTGGGGTGAATTTGAGATCGCCATTACACTATTTTTCCACAGTGATGTTTGTGAAAAGCCCCTAAACTT ATTTCATCATTTGAAGTTGTATCCAGAAGATGAATCTGGTCCTATATCGACCAAGAAACCTGTGGTCGTGGAATCCTATGATGAGATTGTGTTCCCTGAGCCTTCAGAGAGTTTTCTAGCTCGTGTCCAGAATCACCCTGCTATAGTTTCCCCCAGATTACCTTCTGGTTTGACTTTGCCACCTCCTG TGCCAGTTGAAGACCCAAGTAAAAGAAAGAGAGGTGACACAAAAGATCATCCCCTGACCCAGTGGTTCATGAATTTTTCAGAAGCTGATGAGCTTCTACAACTGGCTGCAGCTCGTCAACAG GTTCAAGCTCATATTGCTAAATTTCGAAGAGAGATAAGTTTGATGGATGTGCAACAACAACAAGTGAATTCTTTCTCCGACCATTGA